From Enterococcus wangshanyuanii, the proteins below share one genomic window:
- a CDS encoding DUF47 domain-containing protein codes for MARKKQFDYFGELEHLAKNAHQAAEILEMIALNYSLDYLEKEAVQIHELEREGDQIVKRILSELYVSFITPIDREDIVEITERLDDVLDTINSIAYLLSSLVVKDLKENALVFITYALEATAGVLTATKEFAKFKNSKTLRTMMDEVSEIEGKADKLYSESMKDLFTNEENPIEVIRWKNVYDQLEDLLNASESVVDVIGGLVIKNS; via the coding sequence ATGGCAAGAAAGAAACAATTTGACTATTTTGGAGAGTTGGAGCATTTAGCGAAAAATGCTCATCAGGCGGCAGAGATCTTGGAAATGATCGCCCTCAATTATTCTTTGGATTATTTAGAAAAAGAAGCAGTACAAATCCACGAACTAGAGCGTGAAGGGGATCAAATCGTTAAACGAATTTTAAGTGAACTATATGTTTCTTTCATTACACCAATTGATCGGGAAGACATTGTTGAAATCACAGAACGATTGGATGATGTGTTAGATACGATCAATAGTATTGCTTATTTATTGAGCAGTTTAGTGGTTAAAGACCTGAAAGAAAATGCATTGGTGTTTATTACGTATGCTCTAGAAGCTACAGCAGGAGTTTTAACGGCGACAAAAGAGTTTGCAAAGTTTAAAAATTCTAAGACCTTGCGGACAATGATGGATGAAGTCAGTGAAATCGAGGGGAAAGCTGATAAACTTTACAGTGAGTCTATGAAAGATTTGTTTACGAATGAAGAAAATCCAATCGAAGTGATTCGCTGGAAAAATGTTTACGATCAGTTAGAAGATTTATTGAATGCGAGTGAATCAGTCGTAGATGTGATTGGCGGATTGGTCATTAAAAATAGTTAA
- a CDS encoding HD domain-containing protein, with the protein MDKQTIGAIEAFVQAKLQEDKSGHGMDHIERVVRNAQKIAQTEVCDEFVVAAAAYLHDVADEKLVEDQGRAYQEIVDVLQKNNVSAKKIEHILYIIKNLSFSQELEGTTKELSIEGQIVQDADRLDAMGAIGIIRTIYYGGHKGNKIYDPTIKPRLLQNKSEYREESTIINHFYEKILLLNDRLNTPYAKTIGKQRQEFLENFLTEFLEEWE; encoded by the coding sequence ATGGATAAGCAGACAATAGGTGCGATCGAGGCGTTTGTTCAAGCGAAATTACAAGAGGATAAAAGCGGTCATGGCATGGATCATATAGAACGTGTCGTCCGTAATGCACAAAAAATCGCACAGACAGAAGTGTGTGATGAGTTTGTCGTAGCAGCTGCAGCATACCTTCACGATGTTGCAGACGAAAAGCTTGTTGAAGATCAAGGAAGAGCGTATCAAGAGATCGTGGATGTTTTACAGAAGAATAACGTTTCCGCCAAGAAGATCGAGCATATTCTTTATATCATCAAAAATCTTTCATTCAGTCAAGAACTTGAAGGAACGACAAAGGAATTAAGTATAGAAGGACAAATCGTTCAAGATGCTGATCGGCTGGATGCAATGGGAGCAATCGGAATTATCCGAACCATTTATTATGGCGGGCATAAAGGAAATAAAATTTATGATCCGACTATTAAACCAAGGCTATTGCAAAATAAATCAGAGTATCGGGAAGAAAGTACGATCATCAATCATTTTTATGAAAAAATTCTACTATTGAACGATCGTTTAAATACGCCATATGCTAAAACAATAGGAAAGCAGCGACAAGAATTTTTAGAAAATTTCCTTACAGAATTTCTTGAAGAATGGGAGTAA
- a CDS encoding PTS transporter subunit EIIC, protein MSEDKVKRLAREIYEEVGGQGNVLKLRHCMTRVRMDIRDYDQVNLEELKNIEGVMGVVEDDTLQVVIGPGTVNKVAQEMVDMAGVKLGEPFPNKVSGKQLVEEKAAEVKAAQKERNKNSSGFKNVLKSISNIFVPMIPAFVGAGIIGGIAAVLSNLLVAGTIGDSWQQYIDVLNIIKNGIFAYLAIYTGINSASEFGATPALGGVIGAVTMLTGMNPEAPLPNILNGGTLSAGQGGIIGVIFAVWLLSLVEKQLHKIIPDSIDIIITPTVSLLVIGLVTIFLIMPVAGLISNSLVGVINVVLEKGGILAGFTLGATFLPMVMFGLHQILTPIHIEMIAQTGMTLLLPILAMAGAGQVGAALALWIRCKKDTQLVEMIKGALPVGILGIGEPLIYGVTLPLGRPFITACVGGGLGGAVIGAFGNVGAIAIGPSGVALIPLIANNQWLAYVLGLLAAYAGGFVATFFFGIPKDLQDKK, encoded by the coding sequence GTGTCAGAAGATAAAGTAAAACGTTTGGCTAGGGAAATTTATGAAGAAGTTGGCGGACAGGGAAATGTCTTGAAATTGCGTCATTGTATGACAAGAGTTCGAATGGATATTCGCGATTATGATCAAGTAAATCTTGAAGAATTGAAAAACATCGAGGGTGTCATGGGCGTTGTGGAAGATGATACGTTGCAAGTTGTCATTGGTCCAGGTACCGTAAATAAAGTTGCTCAGGAAATGGTCGATATGGCAGGCGTGAAACTTGGTGAACCATTCCCAAATAAAGTTTCAGGAAAGCAGCTAGTAGAAGAAAAAGCAGCAGAAGTAAAGGCAGCTCAAAAAGAGAGAAATAAGAATAGTTCAGGATTTAAAAACGTATTGAAATCCATCTCTAATATTTTTGTTCCAATGATTCCTGCATTTGTTGGAGCTGGTATCATTGGCGGGATTGCAGCAGTTCTATCTAATTTGCTAGTTGCAGGAACCATTGGCGACTCTTGGCAGCAATATATCGACGTGTTGAATATTATCAAAAATGGGATTTTTGCTTATTTAGCGATTTATACAGGAATCAATAGTGCTAGCGAATTTGGCGCAACACCAGCTCTTGGTGGCGTGATCGGTGCGGTAACAATGCTGACAGGAATGAATCCTGAGGCACCTCTGCCGAATATTTTAAATGGCGGTACTCTGTCTGCTGGACAAGGTGGAATCATTGGAGTCATTTTTGCAGTTTGGTTACTTTCTCTAGTTGAGAAACAATTGCATAAAATTATCCCAGATTCTATCGATATCATTATTACACCGACTGTTTCTTTACTTGTGATCGGCTTAGTGACGATCTTTTTGATCATGCCAGTTGCTGGTTTGATTTCTAATAGTTTAGTTGGTGTGATCAATGTTGTATTGGAAAAAGGTGGAATACTAGCTGGCTTCACTTTAGGTGCTACATTCTTACCGATGGTTATGTTTGGACTACATCAAATCTTGACACCGATCCATATTGAAATGATCGCTCAAACAGGAATGACATTATTATTGCCGATTTTAGCTATGGCAGGAGCAGGTCAGGTTGGTGCTGCATTAGCATTGTGGATTCGTTGTAAAAAAGATACACAGTTAGTTGAGATGATCAAAGGCGCATTGCCCGTTGGGATTTTAGGGATTGGTGAGCCATTGATTTATGGAGTTACTTTACCTTTAGGTCGTCCGTTTATCACAGCTTGTGTTGGTGGCGGTCTTGGTGGTGCGGTAATTGGCGCATTTGGCAATGTTGGTGCAATTGCGATTGGTCCAAGTGGAGTGGCTTTGATTCCGCTGATCGCTAATAACCAATGGCTTGCCTATGTTTTAGGGTTACTTGCTGCGTATGCAGGTGGCTTTGTTGCAACATTCTTTTTTGGAATACCAAAAGATTTACAAGATAAAAAGTAA
- a CDS encoding heavy metal translocating P-type ATPase yields MKLSKEKKAILSTILCLVFMIAGFVLEKSGVTFYPIIFILAIVFGGFKQTKEGLINTFEDKHLNVDLLMALAAIGACIIGNWFEGAMLTFIFCLSGALEEYTTNKSKKEIASLMNLQPETALLFTNGKTMEVPVDTLKIGDTLLVPKGSSIPIDGQMAAGTTTIDEAAITGESVPVEKSSSDLLFGGTINLGEAFTMTVTKNSEDTLFAKIIRLVDEAQNTPSQTASFIEKLENTYVKIVLITIPLMILIPYFFLDWSWNESFYRGMVLLVVASPCALVASATPATLAAISNGARNGVLFKGGVYLENLAALKAIAFDKTGTLTEGKPIVTDAVFLSDKQKAIDILVAMERQSTHPLAQAVIDHFDEESATHYKHLDVKNVIGFGMETTINSTVWRLGKISFADTSSIAPAILEQIDQLQADGKTVIYLFEGETIVAYLGLLDVPKPEAKSIITYFKQVGVHTTMITGDQEKTAAAVANELEIDEIHANCLPEDKTILIKQQKERYGVNAMVGDGINDAPALANAAIGVAMGGGTDIAMDVADVVLMQNDLEKLQMSHLLSKKLKRVVTQNILFSAFIILLLVLSNFFQLISLPLGVIGHEGSTILVILNGLRLLKTIPMEKVKTKSQRPFKPLRSFNRSESSI; encoded by the coding sequence ATGAAACTTTCAAAAGAAAAAAAAGCAATTCTATCTACTATTTTATGTTTGGTTTTTATGATTGCAGGGTTTGTGTTAGAAAAATCTGGTGTTACTTTTTATCCGATCATTTTTATTTTAGCAATTGTTTTCGGCGGTTTTAAACAAACAAAAGAAGGGTTGATCAATACTTTTGAAGACAAACATTTGAATGTTGATCTATTGATGGCTTTGGCTGCTATTGGCGCTTGTATTATTGGCAATTGGTTTGAAGGAGCAATGCTGACATTTATTTTTTGTCTTAGCGGTGCCCTTGAGGAATACACTACAAACAAAAGTAAAAAAGAGATTGCTAGTTTGATGAATTTACAGCCAGAAACAGCATTACTATTTACGAATGGAAAAACGATGGAAGTCCCTGTTGATACGCTAAAAATTGGCGATACTTTACTTGTCCCAAAAGGTTCAAGCATTCCTATTGATGGTCAGATGGCTGCTGGAACAACTACCATAGACGAAGCAGCGATTACGGGAGAGTCTGTCCCTGTTGAAAAAAGTTCCTCAGACTTACTATTCGGAGGAACGATCAATCTTGGTGAAGCATTCACGATGACTGTTACAAAAAATAGTGAAGATACCCTATTTGCTAAAATCATTCGATTAGTCGACGAAGCACAAAATACTCCGTCTCAAACGGCAAGTTTCATTGAAAAATTGGAAAACACCTATGTAAAAATTGTCTTGATCACCATTCCTTTAATGATTCTGATCCCTTATTTCTTTTTAGATTGGTCTTGGAATGAAAGCTTTTACCGCGGAATGGTCTTACTTGTTGTCGCTTCACCTTGCGCATTAGTCGCTTCCGCAACTCCTGCTACCTTGGCTGCTATCTCAAATGGTGCTAGGAACGGAGTCTTATTCAAAGGCGGAGTCTATTTAGAGAACTTAGCAGCACTTAAAGCAATTGCTTTTGACAAAACCGGAACCCTGACAGAAGGTAAGCCGATTGTAACAGATGCTGTATTTCTTAGTGACAAACAAAAAGCAATCGATATTTTAGTTGCGATGGAGCGCCAATCCACCCATCCTCTTGCCCAAGCAGTGATCGATCATTTTGACGAAGAAAGCGCCACTCATTATAAACATCTTGATGTGAAAAACGTAATAGGTTTTGGAATGGAAACTACAATCAACTCTACAGTTTGGCGATTAGGAAAAATTTCTTTTGCAGATACCTCTTCAATTGCGCCAGCTATTTTAGAACAAATCGATCAACTACAGGCAGATGGTAAAACAGTCATTTATCTCTTTGAAGGAGAAACGATCGTTGCTTATCTCGGACTGTTAGATGTTCCAAAACCAGAAGCAAAATCGATCATTACTTATTTTAAACAAGTCGGTGTTCATACAACAATGATCACCGGAGACCAAGAAAAAACTGCGGCAGCAGTTGCAAATGAACTAGAAATCGATGAGATTCATGCAAATTGTTTGCCAGAAGATAAAACTATTCTTATTAAACAGCAAAAAGAACGCTATGGCGTTAATGCAATGGTTGGTGATGGCATCAACGATGCACCTGCACTGGCAAATGCAGCGATTGGTGTTGCCATGGGAGGCGGTACTGATATTGCAATGGATGTGGCCGATGTTGTTTTGATGCAAAACGATTTAGAGAAATTACAGATGAGTCACTTACTATCTAAAAAACTAAAACGAGTTGTTACTCAAAATATTCTTTTTTCAGCCTTTATCATTTTACTTTTAGTTCTTTCAAATTTTTTCCAATTGATCAGCCTTCCATTAGGGGTGATTGGTCATGAAGGTAGTACAATTTTGGTTATTCTAAATGGTTTGAGATTACTCAAAACGATTCCGATGGAGAAAGTAAAAACAAAATCACAGAGACCTTTTAAACCACTACGTTCATTTAATCGTAGTGAATCCAGCATTTAA
- the murQ gene encoding N-acetylmuramic acid 6-phosphate etherase translates to MDLEKLTTERRNQETMNLDEMTVEEALVKMNQEDQKVAAAVSEALPQIEPAVHAIINAFKKGGRLIYMGAGTSGRLGVLDAAECVPTFGVEPEMVQGLIAGGQKAMTIAVEGAEDSKEFGQADLVEIQLADNDIVVGIAASGRTPYVIGGLEYAASVGAKTASVSCNKNAEISRYADFPIEVDAGPEFLTGSTRLKSGTAQKLILNMLSTVSMIGIGKVYNNLMVDVKPTNEKLVERSKRIIMEATSCDYQTAAEYFVKAEENVKLAIVMLLTNSSKTEAEAKLIKGNHFIKNTI, encoded by the coding sequence ATGGATTTAGAAAAATTAACAACAGAACGTAGAAACCAAGAAACGATGAATTTAGATGAAATGACTGTAGAAGAAGCGTTGGTAAAAATGAACCAAGAAGATCAGAAGGTAGCTGCTGCGGTAAGTGAAGCACTGCCGCAAATCGAGCCTGCTGTTCATGCAATCATCAATGCGTTTAAAAAAGGTGGCCGTTTGATCTATATGGGCGCAGGCACTAGTGGTCGCTTGGGTGTGCTGGATGCAGCAGAATGTGTACCGACGTTTGGCGTTGAGCCTGAGATGGTGCAAGGATTGATTGCTGGTGGGCAAAAGGCAATGACGATCGCAGTGGAAGGTGCAGAAGATTCAAAAGAGTTTGGACAAGCGGATTTGGTTGAGATTCAGTTAGCAGATAATGATATCGTAGTTGGAATCGCAGCCAGCGGACGTACACCTTATGTGATCGGAGGATTGGAGTATGCAGCTTCGGTGGGTGCAAAAACAGCTTCAGTTTCCTGCAATAAAAATGCTGAAATCAGCCGTTATGCGGATTTTCCAATCGAAGTAGATGCAGGACCTGAATTTTTAACAGGATCGACTCGTCTGAAATCCGGAACGGCGCAGAAATTGATTTTAAACATGTTATCAACAGTCTCAATGATCGGGATCGGTAAAGTTTACAATAACTTAATGGTCGATGTAAAACCAACAAATGAAAAATTAGTGGAACGCTCGAAACGCATTATTATGGAAGCGACAAGTTGTGACTACCAAACAGCTGCGGAATACTTTGTCAAAGCAGAGGAGAATGTCAAATTGGCTATCGTGATGCTTTTGACAAACTCCTCAAAAACAGAAGCAGAAGCAAAATTGATTAAAGGCAATCATTTTATAAAAAATACAATTTAA
- a CDS encoding DUF871 domain-containing protein, protein MYGISVFLGEDLTEEIRTYIQEMSHVGVKGIFTSLHIPEENSELYAQRLKELGEIASKNEMKLMVDISGEALNRAGFSFESLEEITAIGVTGLRMDYAISNQKIAQVSQVMNVGLNASTITSNDVKELKHYKADFSNFEAWHNYYPRPETGLGSSSFSQKNQWLKESGFKVFAFVPGDDRLRGPLFQGLPTLERHRYEHPLAAMIELKERFAVDGVYIGDPMISKRTMRQLALYLEQDELVLEANDLGSRYYSMILGTHVNRQDDARDVIRSADARFKKIPTIEAEKLIIRTLGSVTIDNSSYGRYMGEIQVTKKDLPADEKVNVVAQIVTEDQALLKCINAGSKFKLINEGTL, encoded by the coding sequence ATGTATGGAATTTCAGTTTTTCTTGGAGAAGATCTAACAGAAGAGATTCGAACGTATATACAAGAAATGAGTCATGTTGGAGTGAAAGGAATATTTACTTCTTTGCATATTCCAGAAGAAAACAGCGAATTGTACGCACAACGACTAAAAGAGTTAGGTGAGATTGCTTCCAAAAATGAAATGAAGCTCATGGTCGATATCTCAGGTGAAGCATTAAACCGAGCGGGCTTTTCTTTTGAAAGTTTAGAAGAAATCACTGCGATAGGTGTGACAGGATTGCGTATGGATTATGCGATCTCTAATCAAAAAATTGCTCAGGTGTCGCAAGTGATGAATGTTGGTCTGAATGCCAGCACGATTACGTCAAATGATGTCAAAGAGCTCAAACATTATAAAGCTGATTTTTCTAATTTTGAAGCTTGGCACAATTATTATCCTAGACCAGAAACAGGTTTAGGAAGTTCATCTTTCTCCCAAAAAAATCAGTGGCTGAAAGAGTCGGGCTTCAAAGTTTTTGCTTTTGTCCCCGGTGACGATAGATTGCGGGGACCTTTATTCCAAGGGCTGCCTACCTTGGAAAGGCATCGTTATGAACATCCTTTAGCAGCGATGATCGAACTGAAAGAGCGATTTGCTGTTGACGGTGTTTATATTGGTGATCCAATGATTTCTAAGCGCACGATGCGACAATTGGCGCTATATCTGGAACAAGATGAGTTAGTTTTGGAAGCTAATGATCTTGGCAGTCGCTACTATTCAATGATTTTAGGAACTCATGTGAATCGGCAAGATGACGCAAGAGATGTGATCCGCAGTGCAGATGCTCGTTTTAAGAAAATTCCCACAATCGAAGCAGAAAAATTAATCATACGTACATTAGGAAGCGTGACTATTGATAATTCAAGTTACGGTCGCTATATGGGAGAGATTCAAGTAACTAAAAAAGATTTGCCAGCAGATGAAAAAGTCAATGTGGTCGCACAAATAGTCACTGAAGACCAGGCATTATTAAAATGTATCAATGCTGGTAGTAAATTTAAACTGATCAATGAAGGGACGTTATAA
- the rpsT gene encoding 30S ribosomal protein S20 yields MPNIESAIKRVRTNANANAQNSSQKNSMRTAIKKFEDAVATGADNADELYKEAARAVDMAESKGLIHKNKASRDKSRLSKKLAK; encoded by the coding sequence ATGCCAAATATTGAATCTGCAATTAAACGTGTACGTACTAACGCAAACGCGAATGCTCAAAATTCATCTCAAAAGAATTCTATGCGTACAGCAATCAAGAAATTTGAAGATGCTGTAGCTACAGGTGCTGATAACGCGGATGAGCTATATAAAGAAGCTGCTAGAGCTGTGGACATGGCTGAATCAAAAGGATTGATCCATAAAAACAAAGCGAGCCGCGACAAATCTCGTCTAAGCAAAAAATTAGCAAAATAA
- a CDS encoding undecaprenyl-diphosphate phosphatase, producing the protein MLLSNLWKAIILGIIEGVTEWLPISSTGHLILVDEFIKMNLSADFMEMFNVVIQLGAIMAVVVLYFHKLNPFSPQKNENEKRDTWILWSKVLVATVPAGIIGILLDDWLEAKFHNFFTVSLMLIIYGVAFIIIEKRNKTRKPKCSDLNNFTYKAAAIVGFFQVLSLIPGTSRSGATILGAILIGASRFVATEFSFFLGIPVMFGASFLKIVKFIAKGNSFGFNEILVLLTGSIVAFVVSIIVIKFLLNYLKRNDFTAFGWYRIILGVLLISYWLFS; encoded by the coding sequence ATGCTTTTATCAAATTTATGGAAAGCAATTATTTTAGGGATCATTGAGGGAGTTACCGAGTGGCTGCCGATCAGTAGTACCGGTCACCTAATTCTAGTGGATGAATTTATTAAGATGAATCTTAGCGCTGATTTTATGGAAATGTTCAATGTCGTGATCCAGCTAGGAGCGATCATGGCCGTTGTCGTTCTTTATTTTCATAAGTTAAACCCCTTCTCTCCTCAAAAAAATGAGAATGAAAAGAGAGATACTTGGATTTTATGGTCAAAAGTCCTGGTGGCTACTGTACCAGCTGGAATCATTGGTATTTTACTGGATGATTGGTTAGAAGCGAAATTCCACAATTTCTTTACGGTTTCTCTAATGTTGATCATATATGGTGTTGCTTTCATCATTATTGAAAAAAGAAATAAAACACGTAAACCAAAATGTAGTGATTTGAACAATTTCACATACAAAGCAGCAGCAATTGTTGGATTTTTCCAAGTATTGTCGTTGATTCCTGGAACTTCGCGCTCAGGTGCAACTATTTTAGGTGCGATTCTGATTGGTGCTTCACGGTTCGTTGCTACAGAGTTCTCATTTTTCCTTGGAATTCCTGTCATGTTTGGCGCTAGTTTCTTGAAAATCGTGAAGTTCATTGCAAAAGGCAATTCATTCGGCTTTAATGAAATACTTGTTTTATTAACTGGTTCCATCGTTGCCTTCGTCGTTTCGATCATTGTGATCAAGTTCTTATTGAACTACTTGAAACGCAACGACTTCACCGCTTTCGGTTGGTACCGAATTATTTTAGGTGTCCTGCTTATTAGTTACTGGTTATTTTCTTGA
- a CDS encoding inorganic phosphate transporter: MKWWGVIVNIALVITVTLVMGVIFVNGWTDAPNAIATAVSTRVLKPNVAIWMAVVMNFLGALVMTYFNAQVAETISNIVSFDAQGNASQVALAASLFSIVVWSVAAWYFGIPTSESHALIAGLTGSAMALGGIGAVNGSEWTKVLVGLVVSTVMGFGGGFIVTKLIVILFRGVARRTADKVFTYGQAFGAGANAFLHGAQDGQKFMGVFMLGLYYNNLAEKSGSGFIIPIWVMVLCSVTMGVGTSVGGMRIIKSVGMDMVKLERYQGFAADLSTAVCLFAASIAGIPVSTTHTKTTAIMGVGASKRVSSVDWRIVKEMLIAWVLTFPGCGLIAFVMAKLFVALF; this comes from the coding sequence ATGAAATGGTGGGGTGTCATTGTGAATATTGCTTTAGTGATAACGGTTACGTTAGTGATGGGAGTTATCTTTGTTAATGGTTGGACAGATGCACCGAATGCAATTGCAACCGCTGTCTCGACCCGTGTGTTGAAGCCGAATGTAGCGATTTGGATGGCAGTAGTTATGAATTTTTTAGGTGCGTTAGTTATGACGTATTTCAACGCTCAGGTAGCGGAAACGATCAGTAACATCGTCAGTTTTGATGCACAGGGAAATGCTTCTCAGGTGGCCTTAGCAGCATCTCTGTTCTCAATCGTCGTATGGTCGGTTGCAGCATGGTATTTTGGCATACCGACAAGTGAAAGTCATGCTTTGATTGCTGGGTTGACTGGTTCTGCAATGGCTTTAGGCGGAATTGGAGCGGTTAACGGCTCTGAATGGACAAAAGTATTGGTTGGATTAGTCGTTTCAACTGTTATGGGATTTGGCGGTGGTTTTATCGTAACGAAGTTGATTGTAATCCTTTTCAGAGGTGTTGCCAGAAGAACAGCAGATAAAGTTTTCACCTATGGTCAGGCGTTCGGCGCTGGAGCTAATGCTTTTTTGCACGGTGCTCAAGATGGTCAAAAATTTATGGGTGTTTTTATGTTGGGGTTGTATTATAATAATCTCGCTGAAAAATCTGGATCGGGTTTCATTATTCCTATTTGGGTCATGGTTCTATGTTCTGTAACGATGGGAGTTGGAACTTCAGTCGGTGGTATGCGAATCATTAAGTCCGTTGGGATGGATATGGTAAAGCTGGAACGTTACCAAGGCTTTGCTGCTGATTTAAGTACGGCAGTATGCTTATTTGCTGCTTCAATTGCTGGTATTCCAGTTTCTACGACACATACAAAAACGACTGCGATCATGGGTGTAGGTGCTTCAAAACGGGTGTCAAGTGTAGATTGGCGTATTGTAAAAGAAATGTTGATTGCTTGGGTTTTAACATTTCCAGGCTGTGGTCTGATCGCTTTTGTTATGGCTAAGTTGTTTGTAGCCCTATTTTAA
- a CDS encoding PTS sugar transporter subunit IIA gives MFGFFKKKEPVQVNETLYAVATGKVIPITEVNDPVFSQKMMGDGFAVLPESGEIYAPIEGKILSVFQTKHAVGMKMANGLEVLLHMGIDTVELNGAPFTIKVTEGTKVAPGTLIATVDLAKIVSAGKATDMVVVITNMDAVKQFELTKTGEVTAGDVVGSAKA, from the coding sequence ATGTTTGGATTTTTTAAAAAGAAAGAACCAGTACAAGTAAATGAAACGCTATACGCTGTAGCAACAGGAAAAGTAATTCCGATTACTGAAGTGAATGATCCTGTATTTTCACAAAAAATGATGGGTGATGGATTCGCAGTTCTGCCGGAATCTGGAGAAATTTATGCGCCGATCGAAGGGAAAATTTTGAGCGTATTTCAAACGAAGCATGCAGTTGGTATGAAAATGGCTAACGGTCTGGAAGTTTTACTCCATATGGGGATCGACACAGTAGAATTAAATGGTGCACCGTTTACGATCAAAGTAACTGAAGGAACAAAGGTTGCTCCAGGAACATTGATTGCAACAGTTGATCTAGCAAAGATCGTTTCAGCTGGTAAAGCAACAGATATGGTAGTCGTTATTACTAATATGGATGCTGTGAAACAGTTTGAACTAACGAAAACAGGTGAGGTCACCGCTGGAGATGTCGTAGGTAGTGCGAAAGCCTAA